From one Bacteroidia bacterium genomic stretch:
- the ffh gene encoding signal recognition particle protein — MFESLSDRLDTAFQHLRGQGKITEINIASTLKEVRRALVEADVNYKVAKDFTDRIKDRALGGNVIKAVSPGQMMVKIVNDELTQLMGGKMEDIDLEGKPAIILIAGLQGSGKTTFSGKLANYLKRKKSRQVLLVAGDVYRPAAIEQLKVLGEQVGVEVYSEIENKNPVEIAQNALKYAKEKGKNAIIVDTAGRLSVDEQMMDEISRLKKALNPQETLFVVDAMTGQDAVNTAKAFNERLDFNGVVLTKLDGDTRGGAALSIRSEVNKPIKFVGTGEKLDAIDLFYPERMANRILGMGDIVSFVEKAQENIDQKEAARLQKKFRKAEFDFEDFLSQLNQIKKMGNLKDLLGMIPGVGKMVKDIDIDDETFKHTEAIILSMTPAERKNPDLLDASRKRRIAKGSGMEVQDINQLIQQMLQMKKMMKSMNKMGGKGMPKIPGMG, encoded by the coding sequence TAACGGAAATAAATATTGCTTCCACCCTCAAAGAAGTGCGCAGGGCACTTGTAGAAGCGGATGTAAACTATAAAGTAGCCAAGGACTTTACCGACCGGATAAAGGACAGGGCGCTTGGTGGCAATGTAATCAAAGCCGTGTCTCCAGGCCAGATGATGGTGAAGATCGTGAATGACGAACTTACCCAACTCATGGGCGGGAAAATGGAGGACATTGACCTGGAGGGAAAGCCTGCCATCATCCTCATTGCGGGATTGCAGGGCTCTGGTAAAACCACCTTTAGCGGAAAGCTGGCCAACTACCTCAAGCGAAAGAAATCAAGGCAAGTACTCCTGGTGGCCGGAGACGTATACCGCCCCGCAGCCATTGAGCAGTTAAAGGTGCTCGGGGAGCAGGTAGGCGTGGAAGTCTATTCAGAAATAGAAAATAAGAACCCGGTAGAAATTGCCCAGAATGCGCTGAAGTACGCAAAGGAAAAAGGGAAAAATGCCATCATCGTGGATACTGCCGGTCGCCTGAGCGTTGACGAGCAGATGATGGATGAGATTTCCCGGTTAAAGAAAGCCCTCAATCCACAGGAAACACTGTTTGTTGTGGATGCAATGACAGGCCAGGATGCAGTGAACACGGCAAAGGCATTTAATGAGCGGCTTGATTTCAATGGTGTCGTGCTGACCAAGTTGGATGGCGATACCCGCGGTGGTGCTGCGCTTTCTATCCGCTCAGAAGTGAACAAGCCCATCAAGTTTGTGGGGACAGGGGAGAAGCTGGATGCGATTGACCTATTCTACCCAGAACGGATGGCGAACCGGATATTGGGAATGGGCGACATCGTTTCGTTTGTGGAGAAGGCCCAGGAAAACATTGACCAGAAAGAAGCGGCAAGGCTACAGAAGAAATTCCGCAAGGCCGAATTCGATTTCGAGGATTTCCTTTCGCAGCTCAACCAGATCAAGAAAATGGGCAACCTGAAGGACCTGCTGGGAATGATTCCGGGCGTGGGCAAAATGGTGAAGGACATTGATATTGATGACGAAACCTTCAAACACACCGAGGCCATTATCCTGAGCATGACGCCCGCAGAGCGTAAGAATCCCGATTTGCTTGATGCCTCCCGCAAACGCAGAATCGCCAAAGGCAGTGGCATGGAAGTGCAGGACATCAACCAACTTATCCAGCAGATGCTCCAGATGAAAAAGATGATGAAGTCCATGAACAAGATGGGCGGCAAGGGAATGCCTAAGATTCCGGGAATGGGGTGA
- a CDS encoding type II toxin-antitoxin system PemK/MazF family toxin yields MDVVKRFEVHLVSSDPAEGSEIKKTRPCLILSPDEMNNTLRTVMVAPMTTTLRNFPSRVRTTFQGTQGDIALDQIRAVDKKRLVKKLGSITAITGEKVLAVLQEMFS; encoded by the coding sequence ATGGACGTGGTGAAGCGCTTTGAAGTACATCTGGTCTCCTCAGACCCTGCGGAAGGCTCCGAAATAAAAAAGACACGTCCCTGCCTCATCCTTTCGCCTGACGAGATGAACAATACACTTCGCACGGTGATGGTAGCACCCATGACCACCACTTTGCGTAATTTCCCTTCCAGGGTCAGGACAACTTTTCAAGGTACACAAGGAGACATTGCCCTGGACCAAATCCGGGCTGTGGACAAAAAACGGCTGGTAAAGAAGTTGGGCAGCATCACGGCAATTACAGGAGAGAAAGTCCTTGCCGTCCTGCAGGAGATGTTTAGCTAA
- a CDS encoding AbrB/MazE/SpoVT family DNA-binding domain-containing protein, whose translation MRTSIKRIGNSKGIIIPAGILKLCGFEEEVSLEIKGNTLVISNAKTPRAGWEEAFAKAGAGQEGLLMEEFPNDFDKNEWTW comes from the coding sequence ATGAGGACATCCATTAAGCGCATAGGCAATTCCAAGGGTATCATCATACCTGCGGGCATATTAAAACTATGCGGTTTTGAGGAGGAAGTTTCCCTGGAAATCAAGGGCAATACGCTGGTCATTTCTAATGCGAAAACGCCACGGGCAGGATGGGAAGAAGCTTTCGCAAAAGCCGGGGCCGGACAGGAAGGTTTGCTAATGGAGGAGTTTCCCAATGACTTTGACAAGAACGAATGGACGTGGTGA
- a CDS encoding T9SS type A sorting domain-containing protein, translated as MQRWDGEQWKTVGAGVYGPGNTNATVYDFLEHEGKLYVAGQFLYADGITSSGIAVWDGTRWCGTGIYSLDGGIFRMEVYNDSLFVACNQVLYGDSVFFIAKIAFKDIVDTCGEVVTGIDPHPVNSNNPVQVYPNPVADILFIDIPLIKGQIQILSLTGQELSSIVVHNRISRSEIDVSRLSAGIYLVKISNSEGIHTLKFVKE; from the coding sequence ATGCAAAGATGGGATGGCGAGCAATGGAAAACCGTAGGGGCTGGCGTTTATGGTCCGGGCAATACCAACGCTACCGTTTATGATTTCCTGGAACATGAGGGCAAGCTCTATGTGGCCGGGCAGTTCCTGTATGCGGATGGGATTACCTCCTCCGGCATTGCTGTTTGGGATGGCACACGATGGTGCGGTACAGGTATATATTCCTTAGATGGTGGTATTTTCAGGATGGAAGTTTACAATGACAGCCTCTTCGTGGCTTGTAACCAAGTTCTCTATGGTGACAGCGTTTTTTTTATTGCCAAAATTGCCTTCAAGGACATTGTGGATACTTGTGGTGAGGTGGTTACCGGTATTGACCCTCATCCTGTAAATTCCAATAATCCTGTACAGGTTTATCCAAATCCGGTTGCTGATATCCTTTTTATAGATATACCGTTGATAAAGGGGCAAATACAAATTTTATCTTTGACAGGCCAGGAGCTTTCGAGCATTGTGGTTCACAATCGTATTTCAAGATCGGAAATAGATGTATCCCGACTCAGTGCTGGAATTTATCTGGTGAAGATTTCTAATTCTGAGGGAATCCATACCCTCAAATTCGTAAAGGAATAA
- a CDS encoding T9SS type A sorting domain-containing protein, which translates to MFSIGNSNATVTDFLEHEGKLYVAGQFQFAGGITSSGIAVWDGNRWCGTGIYSVDGGILKMEVYHDSLFVACNRVLYGDSVFNIAKIAFKDIVDTCGEVVTGIEPHPVYSHNPVQVYPNPVVDFLIADLSGIKDGKVEILSITGQKLTEYTIDSGEMKYKINVSGLSPGIYFLKASSKHEVHTFKFVKQ; encoded by the coding sequence GTGTTTAGTATAGGTAATTCCAATGCTACTGTTACTGATTTCCTGGAACATGAGGGCAAGCTCTATGTCGCTGGTCAATTTCAATTTGCCGGGGGCATTACGTCCTCCGGCATTGCTGTATGGGATGGCAATCGCTGGTGTGGTACGGGTATATATTCTGTAGATGGCGGGATACTTAAGATGGAAGTGTACCACGACAGCCTCTTTGTGGCTTGTAACCGCGTCCTATATGGTGACAGTGTTTTCAACATCGCCAAGATCGCCTTTAAGGATATTGTAGATACTTGTGGTGAGGTGGTTACGGGTATTGAACCTCATCCTGTCTATTCCCATAATCCTGTACAGGTTTATCCAAATCCGGTTGTTGATTTTCTGATCGCTGATCTTTCTGGAATAAAAGATGGAAAAGTGGAAATATTGAGTATAACCGGACAAAAACTCACAGAATACACTATTGATTCCGGAGAAATGAAATATAAGATAAATGTCAGTGGGCTGTCTCCGGGTATTTATTTCTTGAAAGCTTCTTCAAAGCATGAAGTCCATACGTTCAAATTTGTGAAGCAGTAA
- a CDS encoding MaoC family dehydratase, which yields MVNVGDNFTHKFSYTQEDVDKFAEVTGDTNPLHIDEEAGKNSIFGKRVMHGFFGGSVFTKIFGTLFHADGNVYLKQNMTFRRPMFVDTEYEAVLTVKEIDREKNRALIETNIRDVATGEITTTGEALMMNKKAFV from the coding sequence ATGGTAAACGTTGGCGATAACTTCACACACAAATTCTCTTACACCCAGGAAGACGTAGACAAGTTCGCTGAGGTAACAGGCGATACCAATCCCCTTCATATTGACGAAGAAGCGGGGAAGAACAGCATTTTCGGCAAGCGGGTAATGCACGGCTTCTTTGGCGGCAGCGTATTCACAAAGATCTTCGGAACGCTCTTCCATGCTGATGGCAATGTATACCTGAAGCAAAACATGACCTTTCGCAGGCCCATGTTTGTGGATACGGAGTACGAGGCCGTACTGACGGTAAAGGAAATTGACCGGGAGAAAAACCGGGCTTTGATTGAAACCAATATCCGGGATGTAGCAACCGGGGAAATAACAACGACCGGTGAGGCCCTGATGATGAACAAGAAAGCGTTCGTTTAG
- the fabD gene encoding ACP S-malonyltransferase yields MKKAYIFPGQGSQFVGMGNELYEQNEEAREIFERGNQILNFRITDIMFEGEDKDLKQTRVTQPAIFLHSVAAARSVGESFKPDMAAGHSLGELSALAAVGAMPFEDALLLVARRAEAMQRACDAEQSIMAAILGTDDELVQQVCNDVDDIVVAANYNSPGQVVISGTTEGVKKACEALEKHGKKTIILNVSGAFHSPLMEPARVELAEAIEKTKFTAPSCPVYQNFSAKGETDPEQIKKNLVSQLTAPVKWKQSVEQMIKDGATDFVEVGPGKVLRSLVKKIDRSVNVDAIG; encoded by the coding sequence ATGAAAAAAGCATATATATTTCCGGGCCAGGGCAGCCAGTTTGTAGGGATGGGCAATGAGCTTTATGAGCAAAATGAGGAAGCCCGGGAGATTTTTGAGCGTGGAAACCAGATCCTGAATTTCAGGATCACTGATATAATGTTTGAAGGCGAGGACAAAGACCTGAAACAGACGCGCGTTACCCAACCGGCAATTTTCCTGCATTCGGTGGCAGCGGCCCGGTCAGTTGGCGAATCCTTTAAACCTGATATGGCAGCCGGCCATTCGTTAGGTGAGTTGTCTGCATTGGCGGCTGTTGGAGCCATGCCCTTTGAGGATGCGCTGCTCCTGGTAGCCCGCAGAGCCGAAGCCATGCAGAGAGCCTGCGATGCAGAGCAAAGCATCATGGCTGCGATTCTGGGCACGGACGATGAACTCGTACAGCAGGTTTGTAATGACGTAGATGACATCGTGGTGGCCGCCAATTACAATTCACCTGGCCAGGTAGTGATCTCCGGAACTACAGAAGGCGTGAAAAAAGCCTGTGAAGCCCTGGAAAAGCATGGAAAGAAAACAATAATTCTTAATGTGAGCGGAGCGTTTCATTCTCCACTCATGGAACCGGCACGGGTGGAACTGGCAGAGGCCATTGAAAAAACCAAATTCACAGCACCCTCATGCCCGGTGTATCAGAATTTTTCTGCGAAAGGAGAGACGGATCCGGAGCAGATAAAGAAAAACCTTGTGAGCCAGCTTACCGCACCGGTTAAATGGAAGCAAAGCGTAGAGCAAATGATCAAGGACGGAGCTACGGATTTTGTGGAAGTCGGGCCTGGCAAAGTATTGCGATCGCTGGTTAAGAAAATTGATCGCTCAGTTAATGTAGACGCAATCGGTTAA
- the trxA gene encoding thioredoxin, which translates to MPKTTFQSLIEGPKPVLIDFHAEWCGPCKSMSPVIKDIAGKYSGKARVIKIDIDKNPEIANQYQVRGVPTFMIFKEGKMVWRESGAIPAGMITKALDQFS; encoded by the coding sequence ATGCCTAAGACCACCTTTCAAAGCCTTATTGAGGGACCGAAGCCGGTACTCATTGATTTTCATGCAGAGTGGTGCGGCCCGTGCAAATCCATGTCTCCGGTAATAAAGGATATTGCCGGGAAATATTCCGGAAAGGCCCGTGTCATTAAAATAGACATTGATAAAAACCCTGAAATTGCAAATCAATACCAGGTGCGGGGGGTTCCAACCTTTATGATTTTTAAAGAAGGAAAAATGGTTTGGCGTGAATCAGGCGCTATTCCGGCCGGTATGATCACAAAAGCCCTCGATCAATTTTCCTGA
- a CDS encoding plastocyanin/azurin family copper-binding protein, translated as MNLKKNLMLAPFILLMLSACNTPPDDRHNATDPQVTVQHEGDTLPEMRPEDRPEPDFVTGEAYEEEFALIVLAQGENMQEMRYDRDTLRVPAKRKIMLTLRNEATDSFMQHNIVIVRRGSIEEVSIEGARAAGTSYVPQNSRNVVAFSEVIGPGESTTLAFNAPKPGTYEFVCTYPGHWQAMQGIFIVEEQ; from the coding sequence ATGAATCTGAAGAAAAATTTGATGTTAGCGCCTTTTATTCTATTGATGCTGAGCGCCTGCAATACGCCTCCGGATGACCGGCACAATGCGACTGATCCGCAGGTTACCGTACAGCATGAAGGAGACACACTGCCAGAAATGAGGCCTGAGGACAGGCCTGAACCGGATTTTGTAACGGGAGAGGCGTATGAGGAAGAGTTTGCTCTCATCGTATTGGCGCAGGGAGAAAACATGCAGGAAATGCGTTATGACAGGGATACACTGCGCGTTCCGGCTAAGCGTAAAATAATGCTAACGCTCAGAAATGAAGCAACTGACAGCTTTATGCAGCACAATATTGTCATTGTGCGGAGAGGTTCGATAGAAGAGGTATCAATAGAAGGCGCCAGAGCAGCCGGCACCAGTTATGTTCCTCAAAATTCGAGAAATGTGGTGGCATTCTCAGAGGTTATTGGCCCGGGAGAATCGACCACGCTGGCGTTCAACGCACCAAAGCCAGGCACTTATGAATTCGTTTGTACTTATCCCGGCCATTGGCAGGCTATGCAGGGAATTTTCATCGTGGAGGAGCAATAA
- the map gene encoding type I methionyl aminopeptidase yields the protein MGIIIKSEKQVAGIRESCILAADILDYIEEFVKPGVTTAFLNRKIEDYMEAHSARPATLNYNGYPAASCISLNEVVCHGIPGSQTLKDGDILNIDVTPILNGYFGDTSRMYTVGEISEDAGNLIAAAKECLDIGIRECYPGNYFGNIGYKIKEYAASRNYGVVYEFCGHGVGLKFHEDPEVPFVAEKDSGKKMKPGMIFTVEPMINQGKARTKVDKQDKWTARTIDGKLSAQFEHTILITENGNEVLTDIHEEYNQEKIENAVHGAAQV from the coding sequence ATGGGAATTATTATTAAAAGCGAAAAACAGGTTGCAGGCATCAGGGAAAGTTGTATCCTGGCAGCCGACATCCTGGATTATATAGAGGAATTCGTGAAACCAGGGGTAACGACAGCTTTCCTGAACCGGAAAATTGAAGATTATATGGAAGCGCATAGTGCGCGGCCTGCAACGCTCAATTACAATGGCTACCCGGCAGCTTCATGCATTTCTTTAAATGAAGTGGTTTGTCATGGAATTCCCGGATCGCAGACGCTGAAGGACGGTGACATTCTGAATATTGATGTCACGCCCATCCTGAACGGATATTTTGGCGACACCAGCCGGATGTATACGGTAGGCGAGATTTCTGAAGATGCCGGAAACCTTATTGCTGCTGCTAAAGAATGCCTTGACATTGGAATCCGTGAATGTTATCCCGGTAATTATTTTGGAAATATCGGGTATAAAATAAAGGAGTATGCTGCCAGCCGTAATTATGGGGTGGTTTACGAATTCTGTGGACATGGCGTGGGTCTGAAATTCCACGAAGATCCGGAAGTGCCATTTGTGGCCGAAAAAGACAGCGGAAAAAAGATGAAGCCGGGAATGATCTTTACGGTGGAACCCATGATTAACCAGGGAAAGGCCCGTACAAAGGTGGACAAGCAGGATAAGTGGACCGCACGCACGATTGACGGAAAGCTCTCAGCACAGTTTGAACATACCATTTTGATTACTGAAAATGGAAATGAGGTACTGACAGATATACACGAAGAATATAATCAGGAAAAAATCGAAAATGCAGTCCACGGAGCAGCGCAGGTTTAA
- a CDS encoding PaaI family thioesterase, translating to MQSTEQRRFKSRNPEFRALIARKLEGQEFMRHIGFELTEINEAYIEGEVGLHKFLQQQDGMVHGGVTATLADIVCGFAAFSLVEPHQCVVTADLKISYFSPGRGVKVKARGWVVKPGKKLHFCEGEVLVVDAEGGEQVIAKASAIMAVLTPRERGENSRNKDKQGSNGSTQ from the coding sequence ATGCAGTCCACGGAGCAGCGCAGGTTTAAAAGCAGAAACCCGGAATTCAGAGCGCTTATTGCGAGAAAGCTCGAAGGCCAGGAGTTTATGCGGCACATTGGTTTCGAACTCACAGAAATAAACGAAGCCTATATTGAAGGCGAAGTGGGACTGCATAAATTCTTGCAGCAGCAGGACGGAATGGTGCATGGTGGCGTTACGGCCACACTTGCTGACATAGTTTGCGGTTTTGCTGCATTCTCCCTGGTGGAGCCGCATCAGTGCGTGGTAACGGCAGATCTCAAAATCTCCTACTTTAGTCCCGGACGCGGAGTCAAAGTAAAAGCACGCGGATGGGTTGTAAAACCGGGGAAAAAACTCCATTTCTGCGAAGGTGAGGTACTGGTGGTGGATGCGGAAGGCGGGGAGCAGGTCATCGCAAAAGCCAGTGCCATCATGGCTGTGCTTACACCGCGAGAGCGCGGAGAGAACAGCAGGAATAAAGATAAGCAGGGAAGCAACGGCAGCACCCAATGA
- a CDS encoding nucleoside deaminase — protein sequence MSREVLRYLRQAAEVALQTMEAGIGGPFGAIIIKDGEVIAASGNAVLQENDPTAHAEVQAIRKACRVLGRYHLDDCTLYATCEPCPMCLGAIYWARIPKVIYGSTRHDAENAGFIDRLLLDEMQKPPSERSVNMTLQPLPEALNLFEVWRQIEEKRTY from the coding sequence ATGAGTAGGGAAGTACTCCGGTATTTGAGGCAGGCTGCCGAAGTGGCGCTGCAAACCATGGAGGCCGGAATTGGCGGTCCTTTCGGAGCGATCATTATAAAAGACGGTGAGGTAATAGCCGCTTCGGGAAATGCAGTATTGCAGGAAAATGATCCCACAGCCCATGCGGAAGTTCAGGCGATCCGGAAGGCCTGCCGGGTGCTCGGCCGCTATCATCTTGACGACTGCACCTTGTACGCAACCTGCGAACCCTGTCCCATGTGTCTTGGCGCTATTTACTGGGCGCGCATTCCAAAGGTGATTTATGGCAGTACCCGCCATGATGCCGAAAATGCCGGATTCATAGATCGTCTTTTGCTGGATGAAATGCAGAAACCGCCCTCAGAAAGATCGGTGAACATGACCCTGCAGCCACTGCCGGAAGCGCTGAACCTTTTCGAGGTATGGCGCCAGATTGAGGAAAAACGCACCTATTAA
- a CDS encoding 23S rRNA (pseudouridine(1915)-N(3))-methyltransferase RlmH has translation MKIAFWATGVTANNYLNEGIEKYAARIGRYTSFEMQEIIIAGKKRSQNPEQVRETEKDAVLKRLQNTDHLVLLDERGNQYTSRQFSQYLQQLLNHVSGRMVFLAGGAHGFHEQLYERKQAMLALSAMTMPHDLVRVVFLEQLYRAFSILGNEPYHH, from the coding sequence ATGAAAATAGCTTTTTGGGCAACGGGCGTTACAGCAAATAATTATCTGAATGAAGGGATAGAAAAATATGCCGCGCGCATTGGCCGCTACACAAGTTTTGAAATGCAGGAAATAATAATTGCAGGTAAAAAGCGGTCACAAAATCCTGAGCAGGTACGGGAGACCGAAAAGGATGCGGTGCTGAAGCGGTTGCAGAATACAGATCATTTGGTACTGCTGGATGAACGGGGAAATCAATATACCTCACGCCAGTTTTCGCAATACCTGCAGCAGTTGTTGAATCATGTTTCCGGCCGCATGGTCTTTCTTGCTGGCGGGGCCCACGGCTTCCACGAGCAACTATACGAGCGGAAACAAGCGATGCTGGCGCTTTCAGCCATGACGATGCCCCACGATTTGGTGCGGGTAGTCTTTTTAGAGCAGCTCTACCGGGCTTTCTCCATTTTGGGAAATGAACCCTATCATCATTGA
- a CDS encoding TonB-dependent receptor, producing the protein MPLIFLIPFSGVAGETHSISGKVLEAGTDSILANAEILLLKDRHIQYKTTFSSAEGNFRLRAEAGTYNLVVLSSEHKAFNIQLKLISDTVLLLRLEPLQYELREAVISGKRIGDPVKAPQMGMEKMAGKEVEKIPSILGEPDVIKALQTLPGVQGGGEGSSGFFVRGGSHDQNLFLLDNVHLYQVNHLLGLLSVFNADIVDNVTLYKGDFPAQYGGRLSSVMAVETRDGNRDSVVASAAVGLIASKLTVEGPLKKGQSNFLISGRRTYADLVTRSINWFSRNKESYQPLPNYNFHDLNGKFSFNLNDKNILQFNGYYGDDYLYLRTEEGLDYFNKWGNTMISLAWKSEISKNTSSRVDVFNTRYRYSIESNTDGYISLLKSNISDLGVKVGFFNTTFSNHKISFGGELIDHHFFPQEVEVEISGLNVHSITGSDHRSQSAAVYINDQWKALRWLELSGGLRLSAYSYGSTRYLNPEPRLSTSMRLHQKVYYKMAYARMNQYSHLISNSRTSFPTDIWYPATDVIPFQRSDQVSAGFHIKLGSQWLLTEEVYYKWMNGVVEYAPGADILFQPDLAGQMVTGTGWSYGNEFLLKKSRGRLTGCLAYTLSWAKRQFVEKNLGRTFFANYDRRHVINLTGSYELNERTEIGINWEFASGNPGTLPVGRYSLFGRNRPYGAMSTYIITYTDINNIRLPAFHHLDLSLNRKFSERSSLLISIYNVYYRRNPFYLLMKAQRDDNNQITGFRAEKVSLLPLIPSITYKRKF; encoded by the coding sequence TTGCCTTTAATATTTTTAATTCCTTTTTCAGGAGTGGCCGGAGAAACCCATTCAATCTCGGGAAAAGTACTCGAAGCCGGCACTGACAGCATATTGGCGAACGCAGAGATCCTTCTGCTGAAAGATCGGCATATTCAGTATAAAACTACCTTCAGTTCTGCAGAAGGAAATTTCAGGTTGCGGGCGGAAGCCGGTACCTATAATCTTGTGGTGTTATCGTCAGAACATAAAGCTTTTAATATTCAATTAAAATTAATCAGCGATACGGTTCTGCTTCTCAGGCTGGAACCGCTGCAATATGAGTTGCGGGAAGCGGTAATATCCGGAAAGCGAATTGGAGACCCGGTAAAGGCTCCTCAAATGGGCATGGAAAAAATGGCAGGCAAAGAGGTAGAGAAAATCCCATCCATCCTGGGCGAACCTGACGTTATAAAAGCGCTGCAAACCTTACCGGGTGTGCAGGGCGGGGGAGAGGGCAGTTCCGGTTTTTTTGTGCGCGGAGGCAGCCACGACCAGAATCTGTTTTTGCTGGATAATGTGCATCTCTACCAGGTGAACCATCTTTTAGGATTGCTCAGCGTTTTTAATGCAGATATCGTAGACAATGTCACGTTATACAAAGGCGATTTTCCTGCTCAATATGGTGGCCGGTTGTCGTCAGTGATGGCCGTAGAAACACGGGATGGAAATCGGGATTCGGTGGTGGCGTCAGCAGCGGTTGGCCTCATAGCCTCCAAACTCACCGTGGAAGGTCCGCTGAAAAAGGGCCAGAGCAATTTCCTGATTTCCGGACGCAGAACTTACGCTGATCTTGTGACCCGTTCTATCAATTGGTTTAGCCGAAATAAAGAATCCTACCAGCCGCTTCCAAATTATAATTTCCATGATTTGAACGGGAAATTTTCATTTAATTTAAATGATAAAAATATACTGCAGTTCAATGGATATTATGGTGATGATTATCTTTATCTGCGTACGGAAGAGGGGTTGGACTATTTTAATAAATGGGGAAATACCATGATCTCGCTGGCCTGGAAAAGTGAAATTTCCAAGAATACGAGTTCCCGTGTGGATGTATTTAATACCCGCTACCGCTACTCAATAGAGAGCAATACGGATGGATATATATCATTATTAAAATCCAATATTTCTGATTTGGGAGTAAAAGTTGGATTTTTTAATACCACGTTTTCAAATCATAAAATTTCTTTTGGTGGTGAATTAATTGACCATCATTTTTTCCCGCAAGAGGTAGAAGTGGAAATCTCCGGGCTGAATGTGCATTCGATTACCGGCTCGGATCACCGGAGCCAATCGGCTGCTGTGTATATAAATGACCAATGGAAGGCGCTGCGGTGGCTGGAACTGAGCGGAGGTCTGCGACTTAGCGCTTATTCTTATGGCAGTACTCGCTATCTGAATCCGGAGCCACGGCTCAGCACAAGCATGCGGCTTCACCAGAAGGTATATTACAAAATGGCGTATGCGCGCATGAATCAGTATTCGCACCTCATCTCAAATTCGCGCACCTCCTTCCCAACTGATATTTGGTATCCGGCTACAGACGTAATTCCATTTCAGCGGTCCGACCAGGTTTCAGCCGGATTCCACATTAAATTGGGTAGCCAATGGCTGCTTACAGAAGAGGTGTATTATAAATGGATGAATGGCGTAGTGGAATATGCGCCCGGAGCCGACATTCTTTTCCAGCCTGACCTTGCGGGCCAAATGGTGACCGGCACCGGCTGGAGTTATGGCAACGAATTCCTCCTGAAAAAATCGCGCGGCCGCCTGACCGGCTGCCTGGCCTACACGCTCTCATGGGCTAAGCGGCAGTTTGTCGAGAAAAACCTGGGCCGCACCTTTTTCGCAAATTATGATCGCAGGCACGTAATCAACCTCACCGGGAGCTATGAGTTAAATGAGCGCACAGAAATTGGCATCAACTGGGAATTTGCGAGTGGCAATCCGGGAACGTTGCCGGTGGGGAGGTATAGTCTATTTGGTAGAAATCGTCCTTATGGGGCCATGAGTACTTATATTATTACTTATACTGATATAAATAATATTCGCTTACCAGCCTTCCATCATCTTGATCTCAGCCTAAACCGGAAATTTTCTGAAAGAAGCTCATTATTAATTTCAATTTATAATGTCTACTATAGGAGAAATCCTTTTTATCTGTTAATGAAAGCGCAACGTGATGACAATAATCAAATTACTGGTTTTAGAGCCGAGAAAGTATCGTTATTACCATTAATACCTTCAATAACCTATAAACGAAAATTTTAA